In a single window of the Halobaculum lipolyticum genome:
- a CDS encoding carboxypeptidase M32: MAVPDTGLAATVTDDAPAAYRDLMDRYARIANLESGAGVLYWDQQVTMPSGGAPARGKQLAALSATTHEKLTSDATADALAAAADADLGDERAANVRDIRRRHERNRSLPEELVEELTEQQSASQQVWQDAKADDDFAAFAPTLETLRDLHVERAEAIDPDRPAYEVLYEDGEPYLPLERVAEIFEELKAGLVPLIEDIADSGVDLPSPFVDAGPYDDATQRGLSDAVLDLLGYPDDRGRLDVSAHPFTAGNQFDARITTRFKPDDPMDAFTATVHEFGHASYELGLPDARFGEPLGASLSSGVHESQSRFWENHVARTEPFWEGFVEEANDHLGTDATAREAYAAVNQIYPDNLIRVEADELTYHLHIVLRCEIDRAFVEDDVGVSEIPGLWNEKMDDYLGVVPDTDAEGCLQDIHWSSRFAAFQGYTIGSVLAAQLDHAMREDVDDVDAKIRAGDLDPLWAWMTENVHRHGRRYPTDELVEEATGEPLTAEYFLDYVEAKFGDLYDL; the protein is encoded by the coding sequence ATGGCAGTTCCCGACACCGGTCTCGCCGCCACCGTCACCGACGACGCCCCCGCGGCGTACCGAGACCTCATGGACCGATACGCCCGGATCGCGAACCTGGAGAGCGGCGCCGGCGTGCTCTACTGGGACCAGCAGGTGACGATGCCGAGCGGCGGCGCGCCGGCCCGCGGGAAGCAGTTGGCCGCGCTGTCGGCGACGACCCACGAGAAGCTGACGAGCGACGCGACGGCCGACGCGCTCGCCGCCGCCGCGGACGCCGACCTCGGCGACGAGCGGGCCGCGAACGTCCGCGACATCCGCCGGCGCCACGAGCGGAACCGGAGCCTGCCCGAGGAGCTGGTCGAGGAACTGACCGAACAGCAGTCGGCGAGCCAGCAGGTGTGGCAAGACGCGAAAGCCGACGACGACTTCGCCGCGTTCGCCCCGACGCTGGAGACGCTGCGGGACCTCCACGTCGAGCGCGCCGAGGCCATCGATCCGGACCGCCCGGCCTACGAGGTGCTGTACGAGGACGGGGAGCCGTACCTCCCGCTCGAACGCGTAGCGGAGATCTTCGAGGAACTGAAAGCCGGTCTCGTCCCGCTCATCGAGGACATCGCCGACTCGGGCGTCGACCTCCCGTCGCCGTTCGTCGACGCGGGACCGTACGACGACGCCACCCAGCGCGGTCTCTCCGACGCCGTGCTCGACCTGCTCGGCTACCCCGACGACCGCGGTCGCCTCGACGTGTCGGCCCACCCGTTCACCGCCGGCAACCAGTTCGACGCCCGGATCACGACGCGGTTCAAGCCCGACGACCCGATGGACGCGTTCACCGCCACCGTCCACGAGTTCGGCCACGCCAGCTACGAGTTGGGCCTGCCGGACGCCCGCTTCGGCGAACCGCTGGGCGCGTCGCTGTCCTCCGGCGTCCACGAGAGCCAGAGCCGGTTCTGGGAGAACCACGTCGCCCGGACGGAGCCGTTCTGGGAGGGGTTCGTCGAGGAGGCGAACGACCACCTCGGCACCGACGCCACGGCCCGGGAGGCGTACGCAGCGGTCAACCAGATCTACCCGGACAACCTGATCCGCGTCGAGGCCGACGAGTTGACCTACCACCTGCACATCGTCCTCCGGTGTGAGATCGACCGCGCGTTCGTCGAGGACGACGTCGGCGTCTCGGAGATCCCGGGGCTGTGGAACGAGAAGATGGACGACTACCTCGGCGTCGTCCCCGACACCGACGCCGAGGGCTGCCTCCAGGACATCCACTGGAGCAGCCGCTTCGCCGCCTTCCAAGGGTACACCATCGGCTCGGTGCTCGCGGCCCAACTGGACCACGCGATGCGCGAGGACGTCGACGACGTGGACGCCAAGATCCGCGCGGGCGACCTCGACCCGCTGTGGGCGTGGATGACCGAGAACGTCCACCGACACGGCCGGCGCTACCCGACCGACGAGTTGGTGGAGGAGGCCACCGGCGAACCGCTCACGGCCGAGTACTTCCTCGACTACGTGGAGGCGAAGTTCGGCGACCTGTACGACCTGTAG
- a CDS encoding DUF99 family protein, which translates to MTHGSRALGLAVSASDRETPADATVAGAVVGANRAVDGLAFSTCTVGGTDATAAVVDCVERLGREDVRSLLLAGVAPAWFNVVDLAAVRDAVGRPVLAVSFEASAGLEPHLRDHFDGAALERRLTTYRALPERVPVWLDRADGDRAEENRADGDGHPDLWVRAVGVGDDEARRIVRVHTADGRRRPEPLRVAKVAARAGRAYLDDPGPAGADTPGDDGAGRAGGSDAGDG; encoded by the coding sequence GTGACCCACGGCTCGCGCGCGCTCGGTCTCGCCGTCTCCGCGAGCGACCGCGAGACGCCCGCGGACGCGACGGTCGCGGGCGCCGTCGTCGGCGCGAACCGCGCCGTCGACGGGCTGGCCTTCTCGACGTGCACCGTCGGCGGCACCGACGCGACCGCCGCCGTCGTCGACTGCGTCGAACGCCTCGGCCGCGAGGACGTCCGGTCCCTCCTGCTGGCGGGCGTCGCCCCCGCGTGGTTCAACGTCGTCGACCTCGCCGCCGTCCGCGACGCCGTCGGCCGGCCCGTCCTCGCCGTCTCGTTCGAGGCGAGCGCGGGGCTGGAGCCGCACCTCCGCGACCACTTCGACGGCGCGGCGCTGGAGCGCCGGCTGACGACGTATCGCGCGCTCCCCGAGCGGGTCCCCGTGTGGCTCGACCGCGCCGACGGGGACCGCGCCGAGGAGAACCGCGCCGACGGCGACGGCCACCCGGATCTGTGGGTCCGCGCGGTCGGCGTCGGCGACGACGAGGCGCGCCGGATCGTCCGGGTCCACACGGCCGACGGCCGGCGACGCCCGGAGCCGCTCCGGGTCGCGAAAGTCGCCGCACGCGCCGGACGCGCGTACCTCGACGACCCCGGTCCCGCCGGCGCGGACACGCCGGGGGACGACGGCGCCGGGCGGGCCGGGGGCAGCGACGCCGGAGACGGGTAG
- a CDS encoding thioredoxin family protein → MSVRLKDFYADWCGPCKTQDPILDELAEDYPDVSFEKVDVEEEQEIANQYQVRSLPTLIVENDDGVVDRFVGVTQREDLEEALASAGA, encoded by the coding sequence ATGAGCGTTCGACTCAAGGACTTCTACGCCGACTGGTGTGGCCCCTGTAAGACCCAGGACCCGATCCTCGACGAGCTGGCCGAGGACTACCCCGACGTGAGCTTCGAGAAGGTCGACGTCGAGGAGGAACAGGAGATCGCGAACCAGTACCAGGTGCGCTCGCTCCCCACCCTCATCGTCGAGAACGACGACGGCGTCGTCGACCGGTTCGTCGGCGTCACCCAGCGCGAGGACCTCGAGGAGGCGCTCGCGAGCGCCGGCGCGTAA
- a CDS encoding 50S ribosomal protein L15e, which translates to MARSFYSHIKEAWRNQDEGKLAELQWQRKQQWREEGAIVRIDRPTRLDKARELGYKAKQGVVMARVSVRKGGARKQRHKAGRRSKRQGVNRIGRRKSIQRIGEERVSRKFPNLRVLASYPVGQDGSQKWFEAILVDPEHPAIENDDELNWICDDSQKGRAFRGLTNAGSSNRGLNQRGKGTEKTRPSVSSGNRHGK; encoded by the coding sequence ATGGCACGAAGCTTCTACTCCCACATCAAGGAAGCCTGGCGGAACCAGGACGAGGGCAAGCTCGCGGAACTGCAGTGGCAGCGCAAACAGCAGTGGCGCGAGGAGGGCGCGATCGTCCGGATCGACCGGCCGACCCGCCTCGACAAGGCGCGCGAACTCGGCTACAAGGCCAAGCAGGGCGTCGTGATGGCGCGCGTCTCCGTCCGCAAGGGCGGCGCGCGCAAGCAGCGCCACAAGGCCGGCCGCCGCTCGAAGCGCCAGGGCGTCAACCGCATCGGCCGCCGGAAGTCCATCCAGCGCATCGGCGAGGAGCGCGTCTCGCGGAAGTTCCCGAACCTCCGCGTGCTCGCCTCCTACCCGGTGGGTCAGGACGGCTCCCAGAAGTGGTTCGAAGCGATCCTCGTCGACCCCGAGCACCCCGCGATCGAGAACGACGACGAACTCAACTGGATCTGCGACGACTCCCAGAAGGGCCGGGCGTTCCGCGGCCTCACGAACGCCGGCTCGTCGAACCGCGGCCTGAACCAGCGCGGCAAGGGCACCGAGAAGACCCGCCCGTCCGTGTCGAGCGGCAACCGCCACGGCAAGTAA
- a CDS encoding HVO_0416 family zinc finger protein, translating into MASAPSPNDDLFDEFLTSRGHDVETARWEESYNKKQCPDCGGLHDGDAVECSVCGWRPETGR; encoded by the coding sequence ATGGCGTCGGCACCGAGCCCGAACGACGACCTGTTCGACGAGTTCCTGACCAGTCGCGGCCACGACGTAGAGACAGCCCGATGGGAGGAGTCGTATAACAAGAAACAGTGTCCCGACTGTGGCGGGCTCCACGACGGCGACGCTGTGGAGTGCTCGGTGTGCGGGTGGCGACCGGAGACCGGTCGCTGA
- a CDS encoding DUF5786 family protein, whose protein sequence is MGFGSYDESEQENQQVDSDLDGDTVGGGDADHDGDVEFEFDSSNDELLDKLEEMKD, encoded by the coding sequence ATGGGCTTCGGGAGCTACGACGAATCCGAGCAGGAGAACCAGCAGGTGGACTCGGACCTCGACGGCGACACCGTCGGCGGCGGCGACGCCGACCACGACGGCGACGTCGAGTTCGAGTTCGACTCCTCCAACGACGAGCTCCTCGACAAGCTCGAGGAGATGAAAGACTGA
- a CDS encoding MBL fold metallo-hydrolase yields MDAVNVTADAEEFTCNAYFVDGAVPTLVDAGSMPGVADVIAEHTDELDRVVLTHQHHDHVGELDAVLDAFDADLYAHGDHPRRDHALADGDEVAVGDETADVVYTPGHAADHLSLVAETALFSGDVVVYNDGAFDDGSFGRTDMSGQSRERLVESLGELLDRLPDSVESMYAGHGDPFHADPEGDSVRDVVERALSRAERREPKYPEE; encoded by the coding sequence ATGGACGCGGTCAACGTCACGGCCGACGCCGAGGAGTTCACCTGCAACGCCTACTTCGTCGACGGCGCGGTGCCGACGCTCGTCGACGCCGGCAGTATGCCGGGCGTCGCGGACGTGATCGCCGAGCACACCGACGAACTCGACCGGGTGGTGCTCACCCACCAACACCACGACCACGTGGGGGAGCTCGACGCGGTGCTCGACGCCTTCGACGCCGACCTGTACGCCCACGGCGACCACCCGCGCCGCGACCACGCGCTCGCCGACGGCGACGAGGTCGCGGTCGGCGACGAGACCGCCGACGTCGTGTACACGCCCGGCCACGCCGCCGACCACCTCTCGCTGGTCGCGGAGACGGCGCTGTTCTCCGGCGACGTGGTCGTGTACAACGACGGCGCCTTCGACGACGGCTCGTTCGGGCGGACGGACATGTCGGGCCAGTCGCGCGAGCGACTCGTCGAGAGCCTCGGCGAACTGCTCGACCGGCTCCCGGACTCCGTCGAGTCGATGTACGCCGGCCACGGCGACCCGTTCCACGCCGACCCCGAGGGGGACTCGGTACGCGACGTCGTCGAGCGGGCGCTCTCGCGGGCCGAGCGGCGCGAGCCGAAGTACCCAGAGGAGTGA
- a CDS encoding 50S ribosomal protein L40e: MAKFEAAEARILDKLICMRCNARNPKRATNCRKCGYSRLRPKAKEPRTA; this comes from the coding sequence ATGGCGAAATTCGAGGCGGCCGAGGCTCGCATCCTCGACAAGCTCATCTGCATGCGATGTAACGCGCGGAACCCGAAGCGCGCGACGAACTGTCGCAAGTGCGGCTACAGCCGCCTGCGCCCCAAGGCGAAGGAGCCGCGAACCGCCTAA
- a CDS encoding DUF4396 domain-containing protein: MQVDALVARIERAFDPAREFLVPLLSDPVVMGAWALIVAVSVAVLLWDVREHNTALPSLMKAVWTLTVIYSGPFGLAVYWYAGRTQIPEDSLVRRGFRSTAHCYSGCGAGEITGILLAQGVLGLAVGWVAAATFGFAYLFGFGLTVGPLMQEGVGLREAVVDAFYSETPSITVMEVTAIGTDLLLAADAHVGDLLFWGALALSLSVGYLAAFPVNAALVRAGVKEGMANPAEL; encoded by the coding sequence ATGCAGGTCGACGCACTCGTCGCACGGATCGAACGGGCGTTCGACCCGGCGCGGGAGTTCCTCGTCCCGCTGTTGTCGGACCCGGTCGTGATGGGCGCGTGGGCGCTGATCGTCGCCGTCTCCGTCGCGGTGCTGCTGTGGGACGTCCGCGAGCACAACACGGCGCTGCCGTCGCTGATGAAAGCCGTGTGGACGCTGACGGTGATCTACTCTGGACCGTTCGGGCTGGCGGTGTACTGGTACGCCGGGCGGACACAGATCCCCGAGGACTCGCTGGTTCGACGGGGGTTCCGCTCGACGGCCCACTGTTACTCGGGCTGCGGTGCCGGGGAGATCACCGGGATCTTGCTCGCACAGGGCGTGCTCGGACTGGCGGTCGGGTGGGTCGCGGCCGCGACGTTCGGGTTCGCGTACCTGTTCGGCTTCGGGCTGACCGTCGGTCCGTTGATGCAGGAGGGCGTCGGTCTCCGCGAGGCCGTCGTCGACGCCTTCTACAGTGAGACGCCGTCGATCACGGTGATGGAGGTGACCGCCATCGGCACCGACCTGCTGTTGGCGGCCGACGCACACGTCGGCGACCTCCTGTTCTGGGGCGCGCTGGCGCTGTCCCTGTCGGTCGGCTACCTCGCGGCGTTCCCCGTGAACGCGGCGCTCGTCCGCGCCGGCGTCAAGGAGGGGATGGCCAACCCGGCGGAGCTGTGA
- a CDS encoding lipoate--protein ligase family protein, producing the protein MSDSDVEQAPQSAGAAAATGPLADREWRLIREESRPGPLNMALDEVAAETAADGGPRTVRVYRWAPSCLSMGYTQDPETVDWEHCADAGVDVTRRQTGGGGIYHDHDGDVSYSITAPADELPGKLLDAYHLLCEPVLAAFRALGVDADYADEERPAIYHPACYLRALHPAHDVCADGGAGRKLSGNAQYRREASVIQHGSVTFESTPREHLAVFRDHGVAEEEFAERVGGIVDYADVSRGDAVAAFEDALAAWAGAEAGAWTDAELARAEEIADEKYRTDEWVRERPGSR; encoded by the coding sequence ATGAGCGATTCGGACGTCGAGCAGGCGCCCCAGTCCGCCGGCGCCGCGGCCGCGACGGGACCGCTCGCCGACCGCGAGTGGCGGCTGATCCGCGAGGAGTCCCGACCGGGACCGCTGAACATGGCGCTGGACGAGGTCGCCGCCGAGACCGCAGCCGACGGCGGTCCCCGCACCGTCCGCGTGTACCGTTGGGCGCCCTCGTGTCTCTCGATGGGGTACACGCAGGACCCCGAGACGGTCGACTGGGAGCACTGTGCCGACGCCGGCGTCGACGTGACGCGCCGCCAGACCGGCGGCGGCGGCATCTACCACGACCACGACGGCGACGTCTCCTACTCCATCACGGCGCCCGCCGACGAGTTGCCCGGGAAGCTGCTCGACGCGTACCACCTCCTGTGTGAGCCGGTGCTGGCGGCGTTCCGCGCGCTCGGCGTCGACGCCGACTACGCCGACGAGGAGCGCCCGGCCATCTACCACCCCGCCTGCTACCTCCGGGCGCTGCACCCGGCCCACGACGTCTGCGCCGACGGCGGCGCCGGGCGGAAGCTCTCGGGCAACGCCCAGTACCGCCGCGAGGCGAGCGTGATCCAGCACGGCTCGGTGACGTTCGAGTCGACGCCCCGCGAGCACCTCGCCGTCTTCCGCGACCACGGCGTCGCCGAGGAGGAGTTCGCCGAGCGCGTCGGCGGGATCGTCGACTACGCGGACGTCTCCCGCGGCGACGCCGTCGCCGCCTTCGAGGACGCGCTGGCGGCGTGGGCCGGCGCGGAGGCGGGCGCGTGGACCGACGCCGAACTCGCGCGCGCCGAGGAGATCGCCGACGAGAAGTACCGCACCGACGAGTGGGTGCGCGAGCGCCCCGGAAGCCGCTGA
- a CDS encoding serine/threonine-protein kinase RIO2, with the protein MVGNVAGTMAELEPEDFYLLSGVEQGMRFSEWVNVEKIPGYAGLSEENADYRIDRCADRDLIRRKTIQYEGYQLTFEGYDALALHTFAERETVTGMGAPLGVGKESDVYEVETYRPMALKFHREGYTNFREVNKERDYTSDNNHVSWQYTARKAAEREYGALEDLYPNVSVPRPIDHNRHAIVMEKLPGPELAKAKLQSEQVVGVLDLVLREMDLAYRAGYVHADISEYNVAISDDGVVIFDWPQSVETDHENADELLLRDVDNILSYFARKYPSEMPTVDPQAVTDAILDGEFESVRAFAGSEA; encoded by the coding sequence ATGGTCGGGAACGTCGCGGGGACGATGGCGGAACTCGAGCCCGAGGACTTCTATCTCCTCTCGGGCGTCGAGCAGGGGATGCGCTTCTCCGAGTGGGTGAACGTCGAGAAGATCCCCGGCTACGCCGGACTCTCCGAGGAGAACGCCGACTACCGGATCGACCGCTGTGCCGACCGGGACCTCATCCGGCGCAAGACGATCCAGTACGAGGGGTACCAACTCACCTTCGAGGGGTACGACGCGCTCGCGCTCCACACGTTCGCCGAGCGCGAGACGGTCACGGGCATGGGCGCGCCGCTGGGCGTCGGCAAGGAGAGCGACGTGTACGAGGTGGAGACGTACCGCCCGATGGCGCTGAAGTTCCACCGCGAGGGGTACACCAACTTCCGCGAGGTGAACAAAGAGCGCGACTACACCAGCGACAACAACCACGTCTCGTGGCAGTACACCGCGCGCAAGGCCGCCGAACGCGAGTACGGCGCGCTCGAGGACCTCTACCCGAACGTCTCCGTCCCGCGCCCCATCGACCACAACCGCCACGCCATCGTGATGGAGAAGCTCCCCGGACCCGAACTGGCGAAGGCGAAACTCCAGTCCGAGCAGGTCGTGGGCGTCCTCGATCTGGTCCTCCGGGAGATGGATCTGGCCTACCGCGCCGGCTACGTCCACGCGGACATCTCCGAGTACAACGTCGCCATCAGCGACGACGGGGTCGTGATCTTCGACTGGCCCCAGTCGGTCGAGACCGACCACGAGAACGCCGACGAACTCCTCTTGCGCGACGTGGACAACATCCTGAGCTACTTCGCCCGGAAGTACCCGAGCGAGATGCCGACGGTGGACCCGCAGGCCGTGACGGACGCTATCCTGGACGGGGAGTTCGAGTCGGTGCGCGCGTTCGCCGGGTCGGAGGCGTGA
- a CDS encoding peroxiredoxin family protein codes for MSRSDAPSPPSEPLDVGDPAPEFTSTLVTPEGDTREEPFAELLDKPVLLSFYTVDFSPDCIEEWCAFRDFDWFASGEDVNVVGVSKSGPRLHRQFIDRLNLGFPLYADTDLAVSEAFGVAYRTFGVFRRSRRSCFLVDEDGTIRYRWLGEHWLDPTRDTPPVGELHEAVRAEIAEEPETFGF; via the coding sequence ATGTCACGCTCGGACGCGCCGTCACCCCCGAGCGAACCGCTCGACGTCGGCGACCCGGCACCGGAGTTCACGTCGACGCTGGTGACGCCGGAGGGGGACACGCGGGAGGAGCCGTTCGCGGAACTGCTCGACAAGCCGGTGCTGTTGAGCTTCTACACCGTCGACTTCAGCCCGGACTGCATCGAGGAGTGGTGTGCGTTCCGCGACTTCGACTGGTTCGCCTCCGGCGAGGACGTGAACGTCGTGGGCGTCTCGAAGTCCGGTCCGCGGCTCCACCGGCAGTTCATCGACCGCCTGAACCTCGGCTTCCCGCTGTACGCCGACACCGACCTCGCGGTCTCGGAGGCGTTCGGCGTCGCCTACCGCACGTTCGGCGTGTTCCGTCGCTCGCGCCGCTCGTGTTTCCTCGTCGACGAGGACGGGACGATCCGCTACCGCTGGCTGGGCGAGCACTGGCTCGACCCGACGCGCGACACCCCGCCGGTCGGGGAGTTGCACGAGGCGGTGCGGGCGGAGATCGCCGAGGAACCGGAGACGTTCGGCTTCTAG
- a CDS encoding deoxyribonuclease IV, producing the protein MSADSDPTLRVGAHESIAGGTFNAVDALVEDGGNCGQIFTHSPQVWQDPNIDDEEAARFRDLSADHGVGPWVIHSSYLVNLCTPKDGLREKSIDSMQKEVDAAAKLDIPYVNVHLGAHTGAGVEQGLDNAASALDELDVPDGVTVLVESDAGSGTKLGGDFEHLAAVLERSEQDLDICLDTAHAFAAGYDLSTPEGVDETVAELDEVVGLEHLECVHLNDSKHECGTNKDEHALIGEGRIGEDGMRAFVNHDDLRDVPLVLETPTEDGKGFAWNIQRVKDLRE; encoded by the coding sequence ATGAGCGCAGACAGCGACCCGACGCTGCGTGTCGGGGCACACGAGTCCATCGCCGGCGGCACGTTCAACGCGGTCGACGCGCTGGTCGAGGACGGCGGCAACTGCGGCCAGATCTTCACCCACTCGCCGCAGGTGTGGCAGGACCCGAACATCGACGACGAGGAGGCCGCGCGCTTTCGCGACCTGAGCGCCGACCACGGCGTCGGGCCGTGGGTGATCCACTCGTCGTACCTCGTGAACCTCTGTACGCCGAAGGACGGGCTGCGCGAGAAGTCGATCGACTCGATGCAGAAGGAGGTCGACGCCGCGGCCAAACTGGACATCCCGTACGTGAACGTCCATCTCGGCGCCCACACCGGCGCCGGCGTCGAGCAGGGTCTCGACAACGCCGCGAGCGCGCTCGACGAACTCGACGTCCCGGACGGCGTCACCGTCCTCGTCGAGTCCGACGCCGGCTCCGGCACGAAACTCGGCGGCGACTTCGAACACCTCGCGGCCGTGCTGGAGCGCTCCGAGCAGGACCTTGACATCTGTCTCGACACCGCCCACGCGTTCGCGGCGGGCTACGACCTCTCGACCCCCGAGGGCGTCGACGAGACGGTCGCCGAACTGGACGAGGTCGTCGGACTGGAGCACCTGGAGTGCGTCCACCTCAACGACTCGAAACACGAGTGCGGCACGAACAAGGACGAACACGCGCTCATCGGCGAGGGGCGCATCGGCGAGGACGGGATGCGCGCGTTCGTCAACCACGACGACCTGCGCGACGTCCCGCTGGTGCTCGAAACCCCGACGGAGGACGGCAAGGGGTTCGCCTGGAACATCCAGCGCGTGAAGGACCTGCGCGAGTAA
- a CDS encoding uracil-DNA glycosylase, which translates to MSEQSLDADLCVTDCERCPALAASRSRIVNGVGPADADLVFVGEAPGANEDSEGEPFVGRSGTVLDDALRDAGLARADVRITNCVRCRPPDNRDPKADELANCRGYLAEELARVDPELVVTLGKVPSQHLLDRSVAVTTENGELFDARVGDTSVRLLVCLHPAATLYDRSQADAFEETIGRAAELAGLADGSAGGQSSLGDY; encoded by the coding sequence ATGAGCGAGCAGTCGCTGGACGCGGATCTGTGTGTGACCGACTGCGAGCGGTGCCCCGCGCTCGCGGCGTCGCGCTCGCGGATCGTCAACGGAGTCGGGCCGGCCGACGCCGACCTCGTGTTCGTCGGCGAGGCGCCCGGCGCCAACGAGGACAGCGAGGGCGAACCGTTCGTCGGTCGCTCGGGGACGGTGCTGGACGACGCCCTCCGCGACGCCGGTCTCGCCCGCGCCGACGTGCGGATCACCAACTGCGTGCGCTGTCGGCCGCCGGACAACCGCGACCCGAAGGCCGACGAGCTGGCGAACTGCCGCGGCTACCTCGCCGAGGAACTCGCCCGGGTCGACCCGGAACTCGTCGTCACGCTCGGGAAGGTGCCCTCCCAGCACCTGCTCGACCGGTCGGTCGCGGTGACGACGGAGAACGGCGAGCTGTTCGACGCCCGGGTCGGCGACACGTCCGTTCGCCTGCTCGTCTGTCTCCACCCCGCGGCGACGCTGTACGACCGGAGTCAGGCGGACGCCTTCGAGGAGACGATCGGCCGTGCGGCGGAGTTGGCCGGGCTGGCGGACGGGAGCGCCGGCGGCCAGTCCAGCCTCGGCGACTACTGA
- a CDS encoding rhomboid family intramembrane serine protease, with protein METDDVPESADDWNAFVSRLVAQYRAAHTSTTLALVALASTVFAIQLAGVALTPADSVRQLTAYLYLGGDDAVYLLSLFLHRGPLHFLSNVVVLLVLAPQERHFSPGGYWSFVAVAGVGSLAAGYAVLLAYSPEPNVAFYGISGLGYALAGFALARGLRFRRTLTELDVVAAVVGVSSAVEVAANLLVNLPTAPVAVNGGHLAGLLVGLAVGAVWRPRRPAADQ; from the coding sequence ATGGAGACGGACGACGTTCCCGAGTCGGCCGACGACTGGAACGCGTTCGTCTCGCGACTCGTCGCCCAGTACCGCGCCGCACACACGAGCACCACGCTCGCGCTCGTCGCGCTGGCGTCGACGGTGTTCGCGATCCAACTGGCGGGCGTCGCCCTCACGCCCGCGGACTCGGTCCGCCAGCTCACGGCGTACCTCTACCTGGGCGGCGACGACGCGGTGTACCTGCTGTCGCTGTTCCTCCACCGCGGCCCGCTGCACTTCCTGTCGAACGTGGTCGTCCTACTGGTGCTCGCGCCCCAGGAGCGCCACTTCTCGCCGGGCGGCTACTGGTCGTTCGTCGCGGTCGCCGGCGTCGGCTCGCTGGCGGCGGGGTACGCCGTCCTGCTCGCGTACAGCCCCGAGCCGAACGTCGCCTTCTACGGCATCAGCGGGCTGGGGTACGCCCTCGCCGGGTTCGCGCTCGCCCGGGGACTCCGCTTCCGGCGGACGCTCACCGAACTCGACGTGGTCGCCGCGGTCGTCGGCGTCTCCTCTGCCGTCGAGGTGGCGGCGAACCTCCTCGTGAACCTCCCGACCGCGCCGGTCGCGGTCAACGGCGGCCACCTCGCGGGGCTACTCGTCGGGCTCGCGGTCGGCGCGGTGTGGCGGCCGCGGCGGCCCGCCGCCGATCAGTAG